Within Zootoca vivipara chromosome 10, rZooViv1.1, whole genome shotgun sequence, the genomic segment ACAACCTATCTTTCTCAACGGTGGGAAAGTTTTAATTGTTTCCAAAATTAGTCCTATATGCACTTACTTTCTTTCTATATGTAAACCTCATTTATTGGCAGGGTACAGATTTTTTTAGATTTCATAATGCTGCTTTTTGCTAATGTCCGTCATATCCCTATTCTGCAGAATACATAAATGGGCACTACCAaatcatgttttattatttaaacaaaaaaagatgCTGACACCACAATAGAGGGAGCAGAGCTAATTAGGTTAAAGAAAGTGCTGGACACATTTATTTATAGCAAATAAGGAACTTGGAACAACTTGCAAATAGTTCCCAGGCAGTTTCTAACCAAGTGTtagacctgcttagtttcagcagtACAACTTTTATGATGTGTGCTCATCACCCAAAGAATGGTCTGAAGTGGGCATGAGCTAATTTAGGTTGAATTCACAAATATTCTATTAACAGTAAAAATTGTAGAATATACTGTAGTTTTGCAAGGTATTTAAGTCAGGGGTGATTAACCTGTCCTGTGGGCTATATGGTCCACCAGAAGGTTTTAAGTGGCCTGTGGGGAACCTTCCAACAATTCAGtaactttaaaaaatacttttccgATTTATCCTCTTTTTCTGTTTTATGCAGCTGTTTAGTTCCATTGGGTTTGCTCATGTGCCCTCTGTTACATTGGCGGTGACTTCCATTTCTCGGGGGCTTATTTTGAAGTCTGTTGTATCATCTCTTTCTGAGGATGCTTCAGTTTTTGGTTGCACTATCAATAGCCCCactcgtagaatcgtagagttggaaggggccacagatgtcatctagtccaaccccctggaaagcaggaatcctgtccacagccatccctgggtaggcTTGAGCcatcaaccttctggttaatGCACTGGCCCATTGTTTTGCTATACCACCATCGGCAGCTGAAGACTTGACGAATCTGCCCTGCATGCTGCCCAAAACATCACAGCTGGTAAAAACAGCATAGGCAGTAGCACCTCTTCAATATATTGGTGAGCAAATgaaaatggaggagggaagaaggAGCATAAATGGAATTCATGAAGGTAGAAAACCAAATCTGGAAGGAATAAGTTAATAACAAAATTGATTTGCAGGAAGTAATAATGAATGAAAACAAGGGAATGAAATTGAGGGCAAAATGGAATAAATTAACAACATTTTCCCCTTtatggggcgggggagtgctgcCTCAGCCATGCCTAGTTTTCTGTGTGGCCTCAAGGGTTGACAATGGGTCGTGGCAGCTCTTGGGCCAAAGTACTGCATAGAACATTGGATAGCTTGTCCTGGTGTTTGACACCACAACAAGAGGACAAACTGTTCTGCTTAAGTCGCATCAAAAACGAGGGCACTTGTTAGCTTTTACTGATGTCCTTGATTTTGATGGGGCTTCATAATAATGTCTGACTGCCTCTCTCTGGACAAGGTCTGTGCAGTCAGGAAGGCATTTCTCCTTAGGTCGAAAGAATAGTTTAGGGAAGGGGTTGGCTGCCTTGCATTGTGGGACACTGCTCTCTCATCTGTCTTCCCACAACACACTTGCTCTGCTTTGGTAACTTGCTGCTTCCTAAATGAACCTGCTGAGTGGATGTTCCTGTGTTATGGAGCAGGCGTTGGACTAGATCGGATGTTCCCAACATGAAGCCCACAGAGCCTCTACATTCCTCCACTTCCCTGAGGGCTTTCTTTGCCAAGAGTTACCATTTTCCCCTGGAGCACTGTAGAGGGTTGGGGGAGGAAGTGCAAAAAGCGTTGCTCCTCCCTAGTTCCTCTCCCGGATCTCTGTGGTTCCGGGCTGAGAATTCCACCTGAGAGGAAGGAAGCTTCCTCTATTCCTGAGCGCAGCCACTGGAATGGAAGGTGAGATAGCATTTTGGAAGTAGATGTGTGAGAAAGTAAAGTGGGAAATAGAGGCCTAACTGGGTACCAGGGAAAAGGAACGGAACAgaatttgtgtgttttgttttttcctcttcctgAAGGTGAGgatgtgtgtctccccccccgggggggggggtctgtgtttGAATTTTGGGTTTCCACTCTCTGGGGAGAGGTCTTGCATATTATCGTCCTCCCTCTGGGGGTCAGTGTTCAAAGCTGCCCCTGTGGTCTGAGCACCTGTAGGCTTGTTTCCCTCTTGGGGGCAGTTCCACTTATTTTTCCCTCCTGTTTGGTGTTCTGTAACTCTTAGTTCGCCAACCCTTTagaatctttgggggaagtcttCCATTTGGCTTCCCCTTCTTCCGGCTGGCCAACCTGTGTCCCAACACCTAAGAAATGCACACAGAGTACAAGCTTAGCAAGGGGACACCCCCAACAATCCGTGGCTAGGTGTGCCTCCTCAAGgccctggcagccattttgtgcctgGCAAAGCCCCTTAAGGCAGCCATTTCCCAGTGGGGCTACTAAAACCTTTTGAAAACTTCAAATGTACCCACTAGCTCAGATGAATTAGGGATCCATGGATTAGATGAATTGGAAAGTTTGTGCCTGTTCTAATGGATTATCCTTATGGCTTCTTGATTCAAATTATCTCCCATCCACCCCCATAGGAAAAATCTGAATGAGAAAAAAATCCttcatttctgtttattttaaaCATGATAATGCTTTTAAGAGTGGGTCATATGTATGTGGGACCAGCAGTCATTTCAAATGTTTATATGCTACTCTACTTGTGTATCCTTTGTGTAGAGTGATTTATTTGCAGTATTTCTCACTTATAGAAGGCACTAACTTTAAATGAAAACGGCTGGTTCTGAAGCAAGCAATTCCATTTATTTTAGTAACTATACTCTTAAATGTTCTGGTTTGGTGACTACATCCTCCTGATCTCAGCAGATAGCTTTCAGCATTTTTAGTATTTTCTTCTTCCTAAAAGTCTATTTAATTTGATACTGCTGAGGTTGGAGCcgatttctaaataaaaaaataataaaaagatgtaAACTGAGAACCAGTGTTTAAATTAGCTTTGGTACTGTCCCCATGAGCTTAACTACATACCCTTTAATGTATATTTACATGGACtaaaatttaaatgtaaatttgACTAGCAGTCTTCCTTTATTCATTAATTCTTCAAACTAAATATTACGACTGTGGCTAAAATGAAACATGGGGCACGGTATCCTGGCTTCAAACTTTTTCATTTCAAGGGATTTTGTTTTCAAATTATTAAAAGGCCTTAATAATGTAAATTGTGCCTGGATTGCTTTTATGGAAACTGCAATACACCAAGACCCTCTGGAATTAATTTGATGCAAGTCCCTGCGATTTCTCTGGATTGTAACCAAAAGCAACACTTGAAATTGGTTTGGAAGGAAGCAAGACGCTGTGTGTCAACAGAGTACTGAGAATCTTCACTTTTGATTACTTGCCATGTCCAGGTATAGTAAAACAAGGAACTTTCATACCTATCTGCAAGGTACATTTGGATATTAATGTAAGCTGATAGGAGAAAAGATAAAACAGGGTAATGTTTTCTCCAATTAGCTTCCAGTCCCATTactgtgggtggcactgtgggttaaaccacagagcctagggcttgccgatcagaaggtcggcggttcaaatccccgcgacggggtgagctcccgttgttcagtcccagctcctgacaatctagcagttcgaaagcacgtcaaagtgcaagtggataaatgggtaccgctacagtgggaaggtaaacagcgtttccgtgtgctgctctggttcgccagaagcggctttgtcatgctggccacatgacctggaagatgtacgccggcttccttggccaataacacgagatgagtgccgcaaccccagagtcggtcacgactgaacctaacggtcaggggtcccttcacccaTTACTGCATTTTTACCCACTCCTATAAAGTAGTTGGTGGGTTTTACTTTTCTTTATCATTGTAGCTATTCTGTGTTAataggtgtacagtggtacctcggtttatgaacacaattggttccagaagtctgttcataaactgaagcgaactttcccattgaaagtaatggaaagtgaattaatccgttccagatgggtctgcggcgttcataaaccgaaaattcataaaccgaggtgttcataaactgaggttccactatatattatattgttgtaaccaGCACTCGGGCTAAAAACttataaataaacacatttgtaaaACTTTTAAATGAAGCAAGTGATTAAAATGTAGAAGTGATTAAAATGCAGCATTAGAAAGAACTCCATTGAGCCACCTATTTGGGAGAGAGCTGCTAAAATCATTTGGGGTGAGGCTGCATTCCAGATAaggaaataagggttttttttaaataaataaaaataacctcTGGCGTTGGTTAGTAATCGAAATAATGCGAAGATATATGGAACTGAGGCAAATGCTAAGTCAGAACTAGCTCTTTAGCTGCAGGCTTCTACATTCCTTTAAACTCATTTATCTTTCTCTAGTTCTCAACATACAAAgatttttctgtttttcatatACACGAGTAAATTTATCTTTCCCTCCCTGTTGAACATACACCACCATCTATCTCACAGGTTTTGGTTTTTCTTCAAGTTCCTTTATAATCGCTATCATTGTAATCAGGTCAGCTTTGACAGGCACCATTTATGTATTGTTGCCATTGCCAACTCATTACTTCCCATCTTGTAGCTTATGGAAATTTCTATTGAAATAAAGAAATGTGCATATGCCGTGCATGATCTTTAcctgtaaggtaaaaggtaaaggacccctggagggttaagtccagtcaaaggtgactatggggttgcggcgctcatctcgctttcaggccaagagagccagcgtttgtccacagacagctttctggccagcatgactaaaccgctactggtgcacggaggaccatgacgagtgcacagaaacactgtttaccttcccgccacagcggtacctatttatctatttgcactggtgtgcttttgaactgctaggtggcaggagctgggacatagcAACAGGGGCTCACCCCACCATGGGGATTTGgactgccaatcttctgatcagcaagcccaagaggctcagtggtttagaccacagtgccacccgtaaTCCTGTACTGCATTCCCAGCTCTCATATTTGTTTAGACTGCTTTAAATTATCTGTGGGCATAGCTGCATTGCTTTCCTTCTCTTGATTCCACTCATGATTTACCTCTTCAAACACAGGTGTGTTTTCCATGAGCTTGACAGCCCTGAATTTTTAGTTTGGGAAACTTTTAGGCATCATCTTAAAAGTTTCCTAAACTAGACATGTTCATAAAGGAAATGTTAGcttatgggttttgttttgtgttttcatttttaaaagtattacCTCTTATCACACAGGATTTAACACGGTGCTAACCTCAGCAAACCACTGAGAAAACTGATATAATTATGTCACATCTTTTAAAAGCTTGAGATGTTCAATGTGAACCAGCTTACGGTTCGTCCTTTCAATAGCAGTTCATTTGTACAGACTCAGGTTGGAATCCTAAACATACAGAGGAGTAAACCACCACTGAATGCAGTGtgacttctgagtacacatgctTAAGAGTTGCTCTACATttggggtagccaatatggtgccctccagactttcatcagtcacagccagcatggccaacaatcAAAGAGTTGATATGAAtagtagttcaacatctggagagcactatgTCTACCCCTGCTTTACATGTTTGAAAACTTCTGAAGTTACCCACTAGCTAGGTGATGAGGATTTCTGCTAAATCCCCAGTGTCGCTGCCCTTAAAATGTAGGGCCCCCACTATTTTGCCAATCATGATTCATCACCAGAATACAGAAGCTCCAGCCATAGCTTAGTGATCCCAgtttcaattcttggcatcttcCATTTAAAAGAGGCAGCTGAGAGCCAACCCAGTCAGAGTTGGCCATACTGAGTTAAGATAGACAAGTAGCAAGGTTCCTATGCCCATCCCAAGGGACATGGCAGCATTACTCTGCCTCCAAACTCACTCTATTAAAACTTGTGATAGTTTTTTCAATTGCCTCTTTTTACCAATGTTTAGCAGATAGGGAACTTCACTATCCCCGGCTCTCATTCTCTTTGAATGTCTTCAGGATGGGGCAGCCATCTGGAATTTTACTCAAGCTGTGGCTTTGCCATTGGAGCACTAGCAAGGAGAAAGCTGAAAGTCCTTGCAGTTTAATATCTACCATTATCTCCTCTCTTTGCCCCATTTACTGTTGATGTGATTAGCCTTGCATTGATATGAGGGAGGTTGTGGGGTGATTTATGAAGAGGTGATTTATGACTGGGGTTAACTTGCCCAGCTTTTTAGCAATGGTATACAGGAAAGCCTCTCCTTTTGCAAAAAGTTTAGCTATGCCAGCTTGTTTTGTACTGTACAAAAACACTGAACAAGAATTGCAGAAATGGCTAAATCTTGCATTAACCAGATGGTAGTGCAAATCTCTACAGATCATTCAGAAAGTTTTCAGAGAGAGATTGTCTCAATGAGCTTATCTTTGCAAGCTTCCAGTAACTGCATATTGTCATGTTCTGAAGACAATTTTCTTGAAGTATGAACCTTCCTCATGTAGCCTACTCTATGTGCTTCCTCTACTGTATTGCACAGGTTGTAGGGGTGCACATGTATGTACAGATAGAAAGATTACTTTTCTCTGGAAACAttagtcttgtggcatcttaaaggtgAGAAATGTTATTTAATATGGCCGTAAAATGAAATCTCAGgctataataaatttgttacACAGTTGCTTGTGTGAATAGCAGGTGAAAGGGAGAATTGTGGGTTCGTTTATTGACTTTTGGGGTGGCATGAAAACCAAATCATTAAACAAAACCTAAAAATGGAACacgggggaagagaaggaaactcCCATGCTGTAGGTTACAGTACCTTGACAATTTCTGCcatatatttttatatgaatGAAACGTATTAAATGTCTGGGGGATTGCCTCACCGCatctctttccccaccctggcAAAGAGCAGTTTCCGAGGGGGGATTTTCCTTAGGTGTGGGAAGGGTTAAATTCCCTCTACATGGCTGAGCCTCCTGTGGCTACAATCTGTGTTGCATCTTTGGCCCTTAGTCCTGGGTTGTATGCCTAgttatatgcttttttttttaatacttccaTGCTCCACATCCAGTGCTGAACTCTGGCCTGTAAAAATCCACTCAGAACTCATGCTTCCTTATGACCTAGTCGGTCCACGTTGATTCCTGACATTGCTGACTTttagatttaaaacacacacacacaggtgttcCTGAACTACAGTCCAGGAAGCGAAGTTGCATTCTGAAGGAACTGCAGTAGTCAGCTGAGTTCACAGAAAGGGGGAATCTATAATATAGCGGCCAGCTCAAGTGATATAGTGGTTATTGACTGCCTTCTGGGCTCTCGTGGTGAGAAATTAAGTGTCATGGCTTCTGTTGTTAAGGATGAAGAATGCTGATGGGCTGCTGAACGGGAAGCAGCATTCTGTATcatgcagcagtgtgtgtgtaagtaagttACCGTACGTACCAAGGCCGGTCCagctctgcctctgcttctccaTCCATCAGATCTTAGAGATGCAAGTTGGATTTAGCTCAGGCTTGCATGCAAACAGGAACATCTATCGGATTAGCAGTGCCCATCCAGATTATGCCTTTGTCTCCCCGCTCCCACTGCCCAATAAAAGCATGTAGGCTTTTTCAGAGCCGATGATCTACGGAAAAGCAACTTGTAGGATGccagtgtgccagtgtggtggagtggttagagtgccagactaggaactgtagtttccctctccatagagctgcaattcccagcgcccttaagttctcaggattcttgggcGAGTGGCTTGTTTAACTGTATGGTTTGTATGCAGCTGCCTGCAGTTCAAAGCACTGCTGAACTCGGtgccctcccactgctgccaggaAATCTGGATCCCAAATCTGGGGGTGCCACCGCAGGGAAGACCCTTTCCCAACTGAGCACTTGGTGGGGAATGTGTTGCGGCTGTTGTTGTTGGAGTCTCCACAGGGCACTGGCCTGACCCCTCTCCTGTTGTAGGCCTGATGAGGTGAAAGGAGGTAGCTGCCTTGGGCGGCAGACTCTGGACAGTTGGGAAGGGTGGTAGATCCACACCTGAGGGAGACAGATGCAGCTGCTGTGAACCAAGCCCCTTTGCTGGGTccacagtagggttgccatatgcctggattttcctggacatagctggcaATTGGCCTTCAGAAACAGTGTCCTGGCAGAAAGTGCTGAAAAGTCCAGGAAAAACCATGTTAGCAGTGTAGTTTTTGGcaagtttcctttaaaatagctccaaaacttcattttttttatatattttgcaaaataaaagcccaacttttctgtccagattttcactttttgaaatatggcaaccctatccctCAGgacagaagaaggaagaagcagaCACTAGGGTATCAGGGCCCTGCCTATGAACCAACCAATGTGTATCATTTCTGgtttgcctcagacagcaaaacatcttgggctggccctggctccGACTGGAGAAATATTTAACCCAATCAGAGGCAGGAATTGAGGCTTCCTGTGATGAACTCTCTTCTATTAAACCCAGGCCAccagttcccagaatcccccccctttaattacTGCTAGTGGCAATTCCTGCCACTGGGTTTTTGTATATtcggcttttttttgtttttgagcagACTTGGGATGGTACTgctctgtttgtttgttggagttgctttagatcaggcatccccaaactttggccctccaaatgttttggactacaattcccatcatccctgaccactggccctgttagctagggatcatgggagttgtaggccaaaacatctggagggccgcagtttggggatgcctgctttagattccCTTCATTGTAAGGACATTTTGGTTGTTTTATCCCATGGTTGTTGTTGCTCTGTAGCCCTAAAGCCCAGGTCGTGGATAGGGGGACGTTCTCGAGAAAGGAAAAGTACTGTACTATCCATTGCGCAGGAGAGAAAAAACGAGGTTCCCCCGCCGCTGCCCAGGTGGACTGTGCAGTTTGAGCTGATCTTGCCCCAGGATGGAACCTGATTTGCGATCGGaagaagtttttattttggtatgagctttcgtgtgcatgcacacttcttcagataccttatttCACGATTTGAAATAACAGTAATACTAAATTAAAGTTTTATTGCCAggaaatcaccaccaccatattTTATAATGGGCACTCCTTTATTTCACATCATTCCAGTGCACGTGCAAAGCATCCGCTTCTGTTTGGAAACTTTTGCGCGGGCGCAAGAGAATAAGCGGGATACGAATGTGGTTTCGGTCGCTGCTGCTGCGAGCTTAATGGTTGGCCAGCTCCAGCTGGGCCGGCCGGGCGTGGAGGGCAAGAAGGGTGGGCGGGTGGGAGGAGAACGAGAAATTACTGAATGAGATTTCTCGGTCTCTTCCAGGAGATTAAAGCGCTAACcccttcataaaaaaaaaatgagaggagCAAGCCGGCCTGGAGAGGGCAGCGAGTGCCTGCTGCGAGCCACGTGCTCGCTCCCGTTCCAGCGCGACTCCCGTGcgtgtctcccccccccgccccccacgcTTGGAGGCGCTTGAATGAGCTGCACGTGGCGCTGCCCCCATTCAAGACTTGCCTCCCTGCGGACGCCCTTAATCGGGGCGAGTAATCAAGCTCCACTTCCGGGATTTAAAACAAGAGATAATCCTGGGCCGAGCTGTCCCTGTCCGCTTTCACTGGAGATGAGGGAGCGGCacgcggggtggggggaggagggaagaagaagaggaggaggagaaggtggtgccgcctgcctgcctgggtcCCTCTCTCCGATTGTCAATGGCgagccctcccaccccaccccgccccacacCCTCCCTGGAGCGGCGTGGggtagggggagagggagggaagagattgAGCAAGGGCAGCGCGCCGGCTCGGGCTCCCTCCTCCGCCGTAAGGCGCTTACCTCGTGGCAGATGTCGCCAGGCTCCCAGCCAGCTCGGATCCAGTCTGTGGGAGGCGAGCCGCCAGACTCCAGGGAAAGCCCCCTGTCCTCTGGAGTAGCAAAGCGCAGCGCAGCGCAAACCCGCCCCAGTCTTTTTCCCGCCTGGCAAGCCCTGTTTGGCGCGCCGCGAGGGGAGCCTCCCTGCCTGCTCGCCGGCCCCAGGCGCCTCCCCCTGCGGCGGGACGGAGTGGGTCTTGCGGGGCTTCCCCGTCTTAGACTGGAAGGAGCAAGAAGCAAAACCGAAACCCCTCGCCGATtctgcttttcctcctcctcttcccgcccctctcctcctcctccgcccgccTTTCCGTTTGGTTTGCTCGCCGCCTCCCGCGATCCCGATGGCGAAGATCCGGGTGTCTTACGAGTACACCGAAGCCGAGGACAAGAGCATCCGGCTGGGCTTGTTCCTCATCGCCACGGGCATCTTGTCTCTCTTCATCTTGGGCTTCTGCTGGCTCAACCCGGCCCTGCAGGACTTGCAGGGCAAAGCGGCCAACTGCACGGTGGTGTCGGTGCAGCAGGTCGCCGAGCTCTTCGAGTGCACTTTCACGTGCGGCGCTGACTGCAAGGGCACCGCGCTCTACCCCTGCCTCCAGATCTACGTTAACAACTCCGAGTCCGACGCCCGGGCGCTGCTGCACCAGGACGAGCACGAGCTGCTCGCCAACCCCAAGGTAAGCCCGGAGGAGGCGCAGCCCCGTAACCCTCCTCGGCAAGCGCTTCTCACCAGCGGGAGCGGCCTCTGGGCACGTGCAGAGGGTAACCCGCTGAAATCTTGGGACCTAGGAggaaggttggggagggggacgAACGGGAGCGATTTGAACTGGGGCGCTTTGG encodes:
- the KCNMB4 gene encoding calcium-activated potassium channel subunit beta-4; amino-acid sequence: MAKIRVSYEYTEAEDKSIRLGLFLIATGILSLFILGFCWLNPALQDLQGKAANCTVVSVQQVAELFECTFTCGADCKGTALYPCLQIYVNNSESDARALLHQDEHELLANPKCSYIPPCKRENQKNTENVKLWQVYWEDEVGSQPFTCYFNQHLRPDDVLLRRTHDESVLLHCFLWPVVTFLVGVLIVVLTICAKSLAVKAEAIKKRKHS